A genomic segment from Nicotiana sylvestris chromosome 1, ASM39365v2, whole genome shotgun sequence encodes:
- the LOC104223791 gene encoding GDSL esterase/lipase At1g54790: protein MASSTTCFLHILALFFICLPLANTIDFNYPAVFNFGDSNSDTGGLVAGVGDRLEPPNGQTYFQKPSGRFCDGRLIIDFLMDAMDLPFLNSYLDSIGAPTFRKGVNFAAAGSTILPATASSVSPFSFGIQVAQFFRFKNRVLEIQAKTRKYDKYVPAQDFFQKGLYMFDIGQNDLAGGFYSKTLDQILASIPTILVEFEDGVKRLYDLGARNFWVHNTGPLGCLGQNIAKFGTDSSKLDELGCVSSHNQAAKILNLQLYALCKKLQSQYADANITHVDIFTIKSNLIANYSRYGFEQPLMACCGYGGPPLNYDSRVACGLTKVIDGNNVTAKACNDSSEYINWDGIHYTETANQFVASQILTGKYSDPPFADKMPFLLKLKF from the exons ATGGCTTCTTCAACCACTTGTTTCCTCCACATTCTTGCCCTCTTCTTCATCTGCTTGCCTCTGGCCAACACCATAGATTTCAATTATCCTGCAGTCTTCAACTTTGGTGATTCAAATTCTGATACAGGAGGCCTTGTTGCAGGTGTTGGAGATCGCCTGGAGCCACCTAATGGACAGACTTATTTCCAGAAACCATCTGGGAGGTTCTGTGATGGCCGGCTAATCATCGATTTCTTGA tgGATGCAATGGACCTTCCATTCTTGAACTCCTATTTGGATTCCATTGGTGCACCAACTTTCAGAAAAGGAGTTAACTTTGCAGCTGCTGGTTCAACCATACTTCCTGCCACTGCATCATCTGTTAGCCCTTTTTCATTTGGGATTCAAGTTGCTCAGTTTTTCAGGTTCAAGAATCGGGTTCTCGAAATCCAAGCTAAGA CCAGAAAATATGATAAGTATGTTCCGGCTCAAGATTTTTTCCAGAAAGGTCTTTACATGTTTGATATAGGCCAGAATGATCTTGCTGGTGGATTTTACTCCAAGACATTGGATCAAATTCTAGCTTCAATTCCAACAATTCTCGTAGAATTTGAAGATGGTGTCAAG AGATTGTATGACCTAGGAGCCAGGAATTTCTGGGTTCATAACACCGGTCCTTTGGGGTGCTTAGGTCAGAATATAGCCAAATTTGGAACTGATTCATCAAAGTTGGATGAGCTAGGATGTGTTAGCTCACATAATCAAGCTGCAAAAATTTTGAACCTGCAGCTTTACGCCCTTTGCAAGAAGCTGCAGAGCCAGTATGCAGATGCAAATATCACTCATGTCGAtattttcaccatcaagtctaaTCTGATAGCAAATTATTCCCGATATG GATTTGAGCAGCCCTTAATGGCTTGTTGTGGATACGGAGGACCCCCACTCAACTATGACAGCAGGGTTGCCTGTGGTCTGACAAAGGTGATCGATGGAAACAATGTCACGGCCAAAGCATGCAATGACAGTAGTGAATATATCAATTGGGATGGAATTCACTACACAGAAACTGCAAATCAGTTTGTTGCCTCACAAATTCTCACAGGAAAATACTCTGATCCACCCTTTGCAGACAAGATGCCTTTCCTTCTTAAACTGAAGTTTTGA